The Thiovulum sp. ES sequence TCTATGTTTTTTGTGGGCTTCGATAAAAATCGAGTCTCCTTTTTTTAAACTGATCTCTTTTTTGTTTTCAAAGAGAATTCTTCCTTCGCCTTCTAAAACAATTACAAATTCGTTTTCATCTTGGTCATACCAATAATTTGAAGGTGAAGTTTGTCCAAAAGAGACTATTCTCTCAATTCTTACATTTTTGTCTTCTAAAACTTTTTCAAATATCTCAAAATCTTTTTCATCTGAAATATTTTCTAAAAAATTAAATTTTTTCATTGTTTCTAGGTTCGGATTTAACTCCGAACAAAAGTATTAAACATTAAAACGGAAATGCATGACATCGCCATCTTTTACACGATACTCTTTTCCCTCTAACCTCATCGCTCCATTTTCTTTGGATTTGCTTTCTCCACCATATTTAATATAGTCGTTGTATCCAATTACTTCAGCACGGATAAAACCTTTTTCAAAATCATTGTGAATTACAGAAGCGGATTTTGGAGCTAACCAGCCATCTTCAATTGTCCAAGCTCGAACCTCTTTTACTCCAGCCGTAAAATATGTGATAAGTCCAAGTTTTTGGAAACCTCTCCGAATAATCTGATTTAAACTAGATTCAGTCGCACCCATTGATTCTAGAAATTCTTGAGCTTCATCTTCATCAAGTCCAACAAGCTCTTCTTCAACTTTTGCACACAATTTAATTGTTTCAGCACCAACTTTTTCGGAATACTCTTTGACTTTTTTTACAAAATCATTATCTTCACTTAGACCATCTTCATCAACATTTGTACCGTAAATCACATCTTTGTTTGTTAAAAACCGAAGTGCAATATCAAGTTTTTTGAAATCATCGCTCTCTCGATCTTCAAAAGTTCTCACGGGCTGATTTTCTTCTAAATGAGAAAGTAATTTGTCGATGAGGTCAAGCTCTTTTCTCGCATCTTTATCAAATTTTGCCTGTTTTGTAGATTTCTCTTTTCGTCTTTGCAAAGTCTCTAAATCAGCAAAAAGAAGCTCAAGTTCAATAATTTCAATATCTCGAATTGGATCTATTTCACCCTCAACATGTGTAATATTTCCATCTTCAAAACATCTCACCATGTGTAAAATAACTTCAGTTTCACGAATATTTGAGAGGAATTTGTTTCCTAATCCTTCACCTTTACTCGCTCCTTTGACAAGTCCCGCAATATCAACAAATTCAACTGTTGCGTGTTGGACTCGTTCAGGATTGACAATTTTTGAGAGTTCGTCAAGTCTCGTGTCTGGAACAGGAACAATTGCCTTGTTTGGCTCAATTGTGCAAAATGGATAATTTTGTGCTTCTGCATTTTGTGTTTTTGTTAGTGCATTAAAAGTTGT is a genomic window containing:
- a CDS encoding GTP-binding protein YchF (PFAM: GTPase of unknown function; Protein of unknown function (DUF933)~TIGRFAM: GTP-binding protein YchF~IMG reference gene:2508610373_SP), with the protein product MGLSIGIVGLPNVGKSTTFNALTKTQNAEAQNYPFCTIEPNKAIVPVPDTRLDELSKIVNPERVQHATVEFVDIAGLVKGASKGEGLGNKFLSNIRETEVILHMVRCFEDGNITHVEGEIDPIRDIEIIELELLFADLETLQRRKEKSTKQAKFDKDARKELDLIDKLLSHLEENQPVRTFEDRESDDFKKLDIALRFLTNKDVIYGTNVDEDGLSEDNDFVKKVKEYSEKVGAETIKLCAKVEEELVGLDEDEAQEFLESMGATESSLNQIIRRGFQKLGLITYFTAGVKEVRAWTIEDGWLAPKSASVIHNDFEKGFIRAEVIGYNDYIKYGGESKSKENGAMRLEGKEYRVKDGDVMHFRFNV
- a CDS encoding cupin domain-containing protein (PFAM: Cupin domain) is translated as MKKFNFLENISDEKDFEIFEKVLEDKNVRIERIVSFGQTSPSNYWYDQDENEFVIVLEGEGRILFENKKEISLKKGDSIFIEAHKKHRVTFTENKTIWFALFY